The DNA region GATGAACTTCTCACTTTTGTCGTCGAGTTTGGTTCTCCTCTCGTCTTGTACATGTACATGGGCTATGCTTCCAAAAACTCTTAGATGGGAGATACCTGGTTTTCTTCCACTCCATGCTTCTTGCGGAGTCTTTCCCCACACACTTCTTGTTGGAGACCGATTTGATAGGTAGACAGCACATGCTACCGCTTCTGCCCACATCTCCTTAGGCAATCTCTTACTTTTGAGCATGCTTCGAGCCATGTCGATGAtggttcgattttttctttccgccacaccattttgttgaggggatCTTGGAACTGTCAAAGGTCGACGAATTCCATTGGCTTCACAGAATTCTTGAAATTCCTTTGAAGTgaattctcctcctcgatcagaTCTCATGGCTTTGATCTTGCAACCACTCTCCTTTTCTACAacggctttgaatttcttgaatgCTCCAAAGACTTCTAATTTCTGCTTCAAGAAATACACCCaggttttccttgaaaaatcatcaatgaagagaaggaaataattatttttacccaAAGAGCTTGGTTTTATTGGACCGCACACATCGGTATGAATGAGCTCGAGTGGCTTCTGGGCTCTTGTGGTCGACTTCTTTAGAAAGCTTTTCCTGAACTGTTTCCCAAGTAAACATCATTCGCAAACTTGATCAGGGGGCTGATACACGGTAAGCCTCTCACCATCTCCTTCTTGGATAATAACTTCAATCCCCCAAAATTAAGATGCCCAAAACGAAGATGTCAAAGCCATGATGTGTCTTTGTAACATGTTTTGAGGCACTTTGCAACATCATTTTGAATATTCATAGGAAACATCCtattctttgacattttcaccttggcaattaatcttcctttgtcatctctaagaaaaaggctataatttttcatgtgaatatcataacatttttctaagagttgacccaagctcaaaatgttgcttttcatattgcgcacgtagtagacatttgaaattaattggtgACCGCCATTTTTCAGGGGAATAAGgatgttaccttttccttttacgggtattttggattcgtctccaaaagaaacgttgTCACTCACCGATTCATTGAGCTCAACGAACATGCTTCTTCTTTCGCACATGTGGTTGCTGGCGCCGGTGTCAAGGTACTATGTATAGTCTTGGTCTCCATCATTGTTCTTGCATGCTAGTAGCACAATGTCattatcttcttcctcttctttcacATAATTGACCTTCTCATCAAGTCTGTTGCTTAGAGCTCTACATTCCCAAGCATAATGCCCAAACTTTTGACAGTTGTAGCattgaacttgagatttttcatacctcaagtttgagCGCCCTCTTCTACGACCTTTTGTTGAGCTTCCTCCTCTTTCATAGTTGATATGGTTGTTGAAGTTCCAACCACGTCTGCGTCCTCGACCACCACTTCTTTCGTACTGGCTTTTCTCGTTATCgaagctttcttctttcttctttggctgAACATGCGTCTTGAGGAGCTGCTCATCATTCCCTTGCCTCTTTttatgtttctcttcatatgcttgtagcgaacccattaattgctctatactaatttcttccaagtttttagtttcttcaatCGTCACGACAATGTGCTCGAACTTGGGGTCCAACGAGCATAGTATATTCTCCATAATTTTAACATCTTCTAACTTTTCtccgtttctttttaattgattggaaACGGCTAAGACTCTTGAAAATTAATCAGAGATTGATTCAGACCCtttcatttgtagagattcAAACTCACCTCTTAATACTTGAAGACGAACATTTTTCACTTGTTTGGCTCCTTTGTAAGAGGTTTGAAGCTTCTCCCATGCTTGCTTGGCAGAAGTTGCACTGGAGACCTTCTCAAAGCCATTGTCATCTAATGCTTGGTAGATGAGGTAGAGagccttcttgtctctctttcttgaatctttcaaacTCTCTTTCTGGGGTTGAGACAGGGTAGCTTCATCTTCTGGCTCAGTGTAGCCTTTCTCCACGACTTCCCATGCATCGTGTGCTCCCAAAAGGgccttcattttgatactcaaattatcgaagttgttgttgtcgagcactggaacttggaaggctgccatagcgttgctagccatagctctggtaccactttgttggggcttaaaaagacttctCTACTTTGGAGacgtttatctcacaaagaagaatgtaatgcagcggaattgataggcaagagaaagaaggaatactcaaagtattacacaagatttttattcactcacaaacttagtacaagaagaaacactcaaacactcttagaagctttgttgcttcttctcacttctcactacttgctctcttggttgttacaaatggtgtggatgccttctccttttataggcatggatggaaccttggagaagcatggaagtatcatgctagagatatctagataattccactaccttcctaagctagaattatctacattaatcttgtatgttggtggaatcctcaccattcttctagactcttccaccaacttgaactttgctagaattctctagcatgtgcatggatTTTTCTTTGTGTATGGGCCGGATCAATTGTCTTGGGCCAAGATAAGATTACATTTCAACACATGGGTGGGTCGACTATAAACTTATACTTCTAAATATAACATTAGCAAATAAAAGACACTTCATaattatttaagttgattatgtAACTCTACGTTGCAATGTGACGTTCAACCTAAAAAAATTCTCACGGACCTTAATTACGTACCAAGTAGAGGGGTTTTCCTTTTCTAAATATGAAATCTACAGTGCCTTGAATGAAGCAGTCTTTGAACAAATGTAACCCCTTGTAATCATAAAGGGTGTCCTGATATCCAATCATTTTGCAATTGTAGAAGGCTGCCTTGTTCCCGGATATCTGCACTGCAACTGCCTGTGCACCCTCTCTTATTCCATCCGGCTCCGGCGCTGAATtctacaacaaaacaaaaaaatccctacattaatctattaatttttaattaccaTCAAAATGACGCTCTAAGTGTGAGTTTGGAGAAGATGAATTCTAAGGGGACTCTCTCAAAAGTAAGACTTTCAATGCCCAACACTATAAAATAGGATAGTGCTATTCATACACCCTCTTTTATCTCCCACACAtccttattaatattttttcattgatattttcaattcatttgatccgatGGTCAAAAATTAAGAGGGGTATGAAGTAAAAATAGGTATGTAGATAGCACTACCGTAAAACATTGTGCGGAAAACATGAGGTGACAAAAAGTCTACGAAGAACTTCACTTTTAAGAGAGTCCCCTTATATAGTACTTTCCTTGGAGAATTACATACTATAATAACAAGATTAACAGCCCTAAAATAGTCTGATTCCACAATCAATGTGCCACTATACACAGTCCCATACTTCTGCGCGGTGCCATCAAATGTAATATTTGGCATACTTTTTGGCGATCCATAAAATGTAACAAAGGGTTTGTTATGTGGAATTGTGATTTTCTCGTTGTACACTCCCCCTTTGATGTACACAAACATGCGTTTTGTGTTCCCGGCTGGAATGCTATTGATGGCGTCGGTGATGGTCTTGAAGTTTCCACCTCCATATTGCATGACCTTGATGACCTGGGGAGCATGCTCAGCCGCAACAAGGGCAGGGTCAAGCGTTGACTTTCGTTCATTGTAGGTTTTCACATTATTATCGAACCAGCTAGCTACTTGGGAACTATCGGAAGGTATCGGTATCGTATCATCGGCGATGGCAGCGGTACTTGAAGTGAGCAGAATTGTTATTATCATCAGAGATGCATTAATGAACATGCATGGCGTTTTTCCGGCCATCTTTCTCCTTCTTGACGCAcgataaattaaaaaaagttaagTTTTGCTCGAAAACTATACAAAAACAATCTAAACTTTTGTGAAATCTCAAATCTACGTTTTTCAGCTTTATTCTACTGATTAGCTAGAGCAGTAGGTTGATGGTTGTTCATGAATGAATAATACCACAATCCATGATTATAGGATTGACCCAAAATATGTGAGGTTAGAGAGCTCTAGCTCTCGCGCATGTTGATTTTTAATGGCAATAATACGTCTCAGATTCTAAGGCTTTCTCCCTAATATTTTAGGGCTCTCTTGAGAGCTAATTATATTACCTACTAAAAAATGCATAGCCAAAATTAAAAGTAGCTAAAGACAGTAATAATCCATAACATTGTTGCACCATAGGGAGGGGAGCGAGAAACATTTTTAGCGGGGGCAACCTTAATCTCCAGTTAtacttgagaaaaaaaaaattaagatagtAGAATATCTTCTATAATctcattgcttttttttttcctcaaatttTATTAGGCCAACTTGTATGCATTTTTTTCACAATGATAGCTTATTATTATACTTATTATTTGGAAATCTCAACTGATCAATTAAAGTACttaaatataataaattcaagtttttttttttgttttgaaattcaAGTACAATATTCATTTCATAACTGGAACAACGTACAATCAGAGAAATGATGCTAACAGTGGGTCTCAATAAAAACCTTCCCAGGAATCAACCcgaatgaagggaaaaagagtgTCCCGCACCAACAAACTTAATAATTAAAACTATCCTCCAAAATAAGATCAAAAATTATATCAAGAGGGTCCTCAAACCAAGAGACGGGATGCTCCAAAGTTAAACTAAATCTAGCTAACCGATGAGCCACTGTATTGGCATCTCTTAGCACAAAGTTAGCTTTCCACAGTTGGAAAGATTGCAGGATCCGTCTTGTGTCATCCATCAAATGCCCAAATGGCCCAAAGTTAGCTTTCCACAGTTGGAAAGATTGTAGGATCCGTCTTGTGTCATCCATCAAATGCCCAAATGGCCCATGATTAGCCGccaaattattttgaattgcagCTATCACCAATAGTGCATCACCTTCCAATATCACCTGTTCATTCTGCCATTGGTGAGCAAATAAAGCAGCTTCACAAGCAGCTGCAATCTCCGCAAGCACAAGTGATGTAATACCAGTCAACTTCAAAGCCGTAGCTGCTATAAAATCCCCAACCGCATTCCAGATGATCACGCCAACGCCTCCCACTGCATCTAACACACTAAATTGTCCCTAACTTTATAATTATCACTTATCAAATTCATCAGTGTGgagatttctcaaaaaaaagcctcgatattagttagagtgggttCATCATATTTAAAGTCATTATGTTTACTTTCCCCCACCGATTTTGTTTGTACCTTGTAGGAAATTAGCGCATTAACATCGGCCATTTCTTTTCCTTCCATATTTTAAAAGTTCTTCGCCAACTCCGCTCTTCCTTTCCGTAtcctctctctctacaattccTTTTTTATTCTCCTAAGAACCCTAATAATATTTCTTCCTCAATTTTCGTCTCCATTTGTTTTTCGAGCAAGAGCTAGCATGCTTTGGAGCtcacttaatatatatatacactcacttaatatatatatacactcatgCTCCGAATGTGAAGTATTTTCTCTTATCTCATAAATCTtatacttcttattagtcactctttttacattaatttgcAAAACACAGTAACTAATGCAGAATCAAACATTTAAGTAGAAGAATTAATTGTTGTCTTTCACTTTATATTTATTTGAAGAAGCATGAATAATATGATACATATATTC from Malus domestica chromosome 01, GDT2T_hap1 includes:
- the LOC103401637 gene encoding putative pectinesterase 63, coding for MAGKTPCMFINASLMIITILLTSSTAAIADDTIPIPSDSSQVASWFDNNVKTYNERKSTLDPALVAAEHAPQVIKVMQYGGGNFKTITDAINSIPAGNTKRMFVYIKGGVYNEKITIPHNKPFVTFYGSPKSMPNITFDGTAQKYGTVYSGTLIVESDYFRAVNLVIINSAPEPDGIREGAQAVAVQISGNKAAFYNCKMIGYQDTLYDYKGLHLFKDCFIQGTVDFIFRKGKPLYLNTEIHVVERNLTVITAQQRDSASEDSGFSFVHCKITGTTYARRTYLGRAWGSSPNVVVAYTDIADIVHPERWSDFGHPERESNLFYGEYNNWGQGSNITSQARYTRKLSDAEAKPFISLGNIQGSKWLLPQ